A part of Neovison vison isolate M4711 chromosome 6, ASM_NN_V1, whole genome shotgun sequence genomic DNA contains:
- the LOC122908691 gene encoding peroxiredoxin-1-like, translating to MPDGQSSAYLTTKENMLCSSFTLLTSPLCPTEIIAFSDRAEEFKKLNCQVIGASVDSHFCHLAWINTPKKEGGLGPMNIPLVSDRKHTIAQDYGVLKADEGISFRGLFIIDDKGMLRQITVNDLPVGRSVDETLRLVQAFQFTNKHGEVCPAGWKPGSDTIKPDVQKSRVFL from the coding sequence ATGCCAGATGGCCAGTCCTCAGCCTATCTGActacaaaggaaaatatgttGTGTTCTTCTTTTACCCTCTTGACTTCACCTTTGTGTCCCACGGAGATCATTGCTTTCAGTGACAGGgcagaagaatttaagaaactcaACTGTCAAGTGATTGGTGCTTCGGTGGATTCTCATTTCTGTCACCTGGCATGGATCAACACACCCAAGAAAGAAGGAGGACTGGGACCCATGAACATTCCCTTGGTATCAGACCGCAAGCATACCATTGCTCAGGACTATGGAGTCTTAAAGGCTGATGAAGGCATCTCATTCAGAGGCCTCTTTATCATTGATGATAAAGGCATGCTTAGGCAGATCACTGTAAATGACCTACCTGTTGGCCGCTCTGTGGATGAGACTCTGCGACTGGTTCAGGCCTTCCAGTTTACCAATAAGCATGGGGAAGTGTGCCCAGCGGGCTGGAAGCCTGGCAGTGATACCATCAAGCCTGATGTCCAGAAGAGCAGAGTATTTCTCTAA